The following coding sequences lie in one Megalodesulfovibrio gigas DSM 1382 = ATCC 19364 genomic window:
- the fliE gene encoding flagellar hook-basal body complex protein FliE → MAINKLALDAYQSALTEGLKLRQEATKPNFAGPDDRSTANGRTFSETVSKALGDVNQMQTEKNTMIEAFAAGENENVHELMISLQKAGLAMSMTTAVRGKVLEAYRELSKITF, encoded by the coding sequence ATGGCCATCAACAAACTCGCCCTCGATGCCTACCAGAGCGCCCTGACCGAAGGTCTCAAGCTGCGCCAGGAAGCGACCAAGCCCAACTTCGCCGGGCCCGACGACAGATCGACCGCCAACGGCCGGACCTTTTCGGAAACCGTGAGCAAGGCCCTCGGCGACGTGAATCAGATGCAGACCGAAAAGAACACCATGATCGAAGCCTTTGCCGCCGGCGAAAACGAAAACGTGCATGAACTGATGATTTCCTTGCAGAAAGCTGGCCTGGCCATGAGCATGACCACGGCCGTGCGCGGCAAGGTGCTGGAAGCGTACCGCGAACTCTCGAAGATCACTTTCTAA
- the flgC gene encoding flagellar basal body rod protein FlgC, producing MDFMTAFDIGASALSAERTHMNIISMNLANAKTTRTAEGGPYQRRSVTLAATPVQSPFSKAMKNALDRELQGVRVMDVARDNRPFKRVYEPGHPDADKEGYVNYPDINVVEEMANLMTVSRSYEANTASIETAKSMFQKALLLGQ from the coding sequence ATGGACTTCATGACTGCATTCGATATCGGTGCGTCCGCGCTCTCTGCAGAGCGCACCCACATGAACATCATCTCCATGAACCTAGCCAACGCCAAGACCACGCGCACGGCCGAGGGCGGGCCCTACCAGCGCCGCAGCGTCACCCTGGCAGCCACGCCGGTGCAGTCGCCCTTTTCCAAGGCCATGAAAAACGCCCTGGATCGCGAGCTGCAAGGCGTGCGGGTGATGGACGTCGCCCGGGACAACCGGCCCTTCAAGCGCGTGTACGAGCCCGGCCATCCCGATGCCGACAAGGAAGGGTACGTCAACTATCCGGACATCAACGTGGTGGAGGAAATGGCCAATCTGATGACCGTTTCCAGGTCCTACGAGGCCAATACCGCCTCCATTGAGACCGCCAAGAGCATGTTCCAGAAAGCCCTGTTGCTGGGGCAATAA
- the flgB gene encoding flagellar basal body rod protein FlgB: MRTLFPDHAELVGKVMDMRMERQNVVMANLANMRTPGYKAMRLEFEEDLQAALNLDARGKLSRTSGEHLARKFDPNTFQDTYNKEFQPHVVHGRDRVDLDKEMAVMSKNNMMYNALATVLKKHFEGMKTAIQEGSK, encoded by the coding sequence ATGCGGACCTTGTTTCCTGACCATGCCGAACTGGTAGGCAAAGTAATGGACATGCGCATGGAACGTCAGAATGTCGTCATGGCGAATCTGGCAAACATGCGTACCCCTGGCTACAAGGCCATGCGATTGGAGTTCGAGGAAGATTTGCAGGCAGCTCTCAATCTCGACGCAAGGGGAAAGCTCTCCAGAACCAGTGGCGAGCATTTGGCCCGCAAATTCGACCCCAACACATTCCAGGATACATACAATAAAGAGTTCCAACCGCACGTGGTGCACGGCCGGGACCGGGTGGATCTGGACAAGGAAATGGCCGTCATGAGCAAGAACAACATGATGTACAACGCGCTTGCCACCGTGCTCAAGAAGCATTTTGAAGGCATGAAGACCGCGATTCAGGAAGGGAGCAAGTAA
- a CDS encoding tetratricopeptide repeat protein — MSDHLEYEINKELGECYLFMGDLDKAEEYYCKAASSNGIHPDPYMGLATIAVQRGNLAVAMTHYQKAASIGPSDKAEAGIGLIAMEHGQYGEAFARFHTSLTLNPENMVAVFGLIQTGYVLDRLAEVTPHLENFLAVNPLKDDIRFALAGCLTSLGRHADAGRHLETLMTRDPGNTAARELYEHLALAS, encoded by the coding sequence ATGAGCGATCATCTCGAATACGAAATCAACAAAGAATTGGGCGAGTGCTATCTGTTCATGGGCGACCTGGACAAAGCGGAAGAGTACTACTGCAAGGCTGCCAGCTCCAACGGCATCCATCCGGACCCGTACATGGGCCTGGCCACCATCGCCGTGCAGCGGGGCAACCTGGCCGTGGCCATGACCCACTATCAGAAAGCGGCCTCCATCGGCCCCAGCGACAAGGCCGAGGCCGGCATCGGACTCATCGCCATGGAGCATGGGCAGTATGGCGAAGCCTTTGCCCGCTTCCACACGTCCCTGACCTTGAATCCGGAAAACATGGTGGCTGTGTTCGGCCTCATTCAGACCGGGTACGTGCTGGACCGTCTGGCCGAAGTGACGCCGCACCTGGAAAATTTCCTGGCTGTCAATCCGCTCAAGGACGACATCCGCTTTGCCCTGGCCGGCTGCCTGACCAGCCTGGGCCGTCATGCGGACGCCGGCCGGCATCTGGAAACCCTCATGACCCGCGATCCCGGCAACACGGCCGCCCGCGAGCTGTACGAGCACCTTGCCCTGGCGTCCTGA
- a CDS encoding phosphoribosylaminoimidazolecarboxamide formyltransferase has translation MELLPIKRALLSVSDKTGLVEFASFLHSAGVELVSTGGTWKTLSEAGLPVAPVSQVTGFPEILGGRVKTLHPHIHAGVLADKDNPEHLKTLGELHILPFDCICVNLYNFAKAVREGQALKDAVEQVDIGGPTLLRAAAKNFHSMLVAPDPADYPAIMTELKANDGQVGLSLRRKLASKTFQATSAYDAMIADYFASPSVG, from the coding sequence ATGGAGCTGTTGCCGATCAAACGCGCGTTGTTGAGCGTGTCCGACAAGACCGGGCTTGTGGAGTTCGCGTCCTTCCTGCATTCCGCTGGCGTGGAGCTGGTTTCCACTGGCGGCACGTGGAAAACCCTGTCCGAGGCCGGCCTGCCCGTGGCGCCCGTGAGCCAGGTGACAGGATTCCCAGAAATCCTGGGCGGTCGCGTGAAAACCTTGCATCCGCACATCCATGCCGGGGTGCTGGCGGACAAGGACAACCCCGAGCATCTGAAGACCCTGGGCGAGCTGCACATTTTGCCCTTCGACTGCATCTGCGTGAACTTGTACAACTTTGCCAAGGCGGTGCGCGAGGGCCAGGCCCTCAAGGACGCCGTGGAGCAGGTGGACATCGGCGGCCCCACCCTGCTGCGCGCCGCAGCCAAGAACTTCCATTCCATGCTCGTGGCGCCGGACCCGGCGGATTATCCCGCCATCATGACGGAACTCAAGGCCAATGACGGGCAAGTCGGCTTGTCCCTGCGTCGGAAGCTGGCCTCCAAGACGTTCCAGGCCACGTCCGCCTACGATGCCATGATTGCCGACTACTTCGCCAGCCCCAGCGTCGGCTAG
- the hflX gene encoding GTPase HflX, whose amino-acid sequence MAHHIPSGASTIASKLQGNLQGLKPSQQKALSRLYTRRYPNQSGYTTEQARELAILSRGVGRQLGLLIDRQGRPQMVIVGEPGSIYIPELPRARLGAGRLRGLRLLHTHLTPDLLSREDLMDMLFLRLDSLAVLTVDDQGEPRRLQYANLLPATPAPREEDDEPRAEQPAYQVHDVVPWDHVEVDFAELAQALEDEWARLAPAPSESRRQVTSPTPGAGTGEAARAVLVSISTAPKSAQERELDELEALAETAGVVPAGRMIQRVHSLNSATILSKEKLAELETQALQAGAGLVLFAGDLSPSQLSNLADATERKVLDRTMLILDIFAQHATSRAGKLQVELAQLRYTLPRLVGKNKALSRLTGGIGGRGPGEQKLEMDRRKIRERETRLKKQLEELRRHRAAARRRRARAGVPVAALVGYTNAGKSTLLNVLTQASVLAENKLFATLDPTTRRLRVPEERELILTDTVGFIRHLPEELKEAFRATLEELESADLLLHVADASHPELDLHNQAVEDILREMQLQDVPRLLILNKWDLLDEESQAALRFRFPDAVPIAARAGQGLEALSQEIVRRIDWERDVRLPPEPVATAGDEAATEDMADDESLFPKD is encoded by the coding sequence TTGGCGCATCACATTCCATCAGGAGCGTCCACCATCGCCTCCAAGTTGCAAGGCAATCTCCAGGGCCTGAAGCCCAGTCAGCAAAAGGCCCTCTCCCGGCTGTACACCCGCCGCTATCCCAACCAGAGCGGCTACACCACGGAACAGGCCCGCGAGCTGGCCATCCTCTCCCGCGGCGTGGGCCGGCAGCTCGGCCTGCTCATCGACCGCCAGGGCCGGCCGCAGATGGTCATCGTGGGCGAACCTGGGTCCATCTACATTCCGGAACTGCCCCGCGCCCGCCTGGGCGCAGGCCGCTTGCGCGGCCTCAGGCTCCTGCACACGCACCTGACGCCGGACCTGCTCTCCCGCGAAGACCTGATGGACATGCTCTTCCTGCGGCTGGACTCCCTGGCCGTGCTCACCGTGGACGATCAGGGCGAGCCCCGACGGTTGCAATACGCCAACCTGCTGCCCGCGACCCCTGCCCCCCGCGAGGAGGACGACGAGCCCCGGGCCGAACAGCCGGCCTATCAGGTCCATGACGTGGTGCCCTGGGATCATGTGGAGGTGGATTTTGCCGAGCTGGCCCAGGCCCTGGAAGACGAGTGGGCCAGATTGGCGCCTGCGCCGTCGGAATCCCGACGTCAGGTCACCTCGCCGACACCGGGAGCAGGCACGGGCGAGGCGGCGCGCGCCGTGCTGGTGAGCATCTCCACCGCGCCCAAGTCTGCCCAGGAACGCGAGCTGGACGAGCTGGAAGCCCTGGCCGAGACCGCCGGCGTGGTGCCGGCCGGGCGCATGATTCAGCGCGTGCACAGCCTGAACAGCGCCACCATCCTCAGCAAGGAAAAACTGGCCGAGCTGGAAACCCAGGCCCTGCAGGCCGGGGCCGGGCTGGTGCTCTTTGCCGGGGATCTCTCGCCCTCGCAGCTTTCCAACCTGGCCGACGCCACCGAGCGCAAGGTGCTGGACCGCACCATGCTCATCCTGGATATTTTTGCCCAGCACGCCACCAGCCGCGCCGGCAAGCTGCAGGTGGAGCTGGCCCAGCTGCGCTACACCCTGCCCCGGCTGGTGGGCAAGAACAAGGCGCTTTCCCGCCTTACCGGGGGCATCGGCGGCCGCGGTCCTGGCGAACAGAAGCTGGAGATGGACCGCCGCAAGATCCGCGAGCGCGAAACCCGCCTCAAGAAGCAGCTGGAAGAGCTGCGCCGCCACCGCGCCGCGGCCCGCCGCCGTCGGGCCCGGGCCGGCGTGCCCGTGGCCGCCCTGGTGGGCTACACCAACGCCGGCAAGTCCACCCTGCTCAACGTGCTGACCCAGGCCAGCGTGCTGGCGGAAAACAAGCTCTTCGCCACCCTGGATCCCACCACCCGCCGCCTGCGGGTGCCCGAGGAACGCGAACTCATCCTGACCGATACCGTCGGCTTCATCCGCCACCTGCCCGAGGAGCTCAAGGAGGCCTTCCGGGCCACCCTGGAGGAGCTGGAAAGCGCCGACCTGCTGCTACATGTGGCCGACGCCTCGCATCCGGAACTCGATCTCCACAATCAGGCCGTGGAAGACATCCTGCGCGAAATGCAGTTGCAGGACGTGCCGCGGCTGCTGATCCTCAACAAGTGGGACCTGCTGGACGAAGAATCCCAGGCCGCCCTGCGCTTCCGCTTTCCGGACGCCGTGCCCATTGCCGCCAGGGCCGGCCAGGGCCTGGAGGCGCTGAGTCAGGAGATCGTCCGCCGCATCGACTGGGAACGTGATGTGCGTCTGCCGCCCGAACCCGTGGCGACGGCAGGCGACGAGGCCGCGACAGAAGACATGGCCGACGACGAGTCCTTGTTTCCAAAAGACTGA
- the asnS gene encoding asparagine--tRNA ligase, with product MHTPSIKTLLASLSPLPSVLVRGWVRTRRDAKGFSFLELNDGSCLANLQCVVDETVPGGDRLKEILTGAAVAVQGELIPSPAKGQQWELKAVSLELIGPAPEDYPLQKKRHSDEFLRSIAHLRPRTNKFGALFRIRSEASFAVHDFFRNQGFTYVHTPILTGSDCEGAGELFRVTALPRGSKEDAAADFFGRDAFLTVSGQLEAEPLALSLGKVYTFGPTFRAENSNTARHAAEFWMIEPEMAFFDLTANMDLAEAFVKAVARHLLDHCAADLALFNQWVDKECLARLTQVADAPFERLEYREAVRLLQAACDAGESFQYPVAFGTDLQTEHERYLAEKKFGKPVFLCNYPASIKPFYMRVNDDQETVAAMDLLVPTVGELIGGSQREERLEVLQARMQAQGLDPAPYWWYLELRQYGSAPHAGFGLGFERLLMFATGIPNIRDVIAYPRTPGSLEF from the coding sequence ATGCATACCCCATCCATCAAGACCCTGCTTGCCAGCCTGTCCCCCCTGCCGTCCGTCCTGGTCCGCGGCTGGGTGCGCACCCGGCGCGATGCCAAAGGCTTTTCCTTCCTGGAACTCAACGACGGCTCCTGTCTGGCCAACCTGCAATGCGTGGTGGACGAGACCGTGCCCGGCGGCGACCGGCTCAAGGAGATTCTCACCGGCGCGGCCGTGGCCGTGCAGGGGGAGCTGATCCCCTCCCCGGCCAAGGGCCAGCAGTGGGAGCTCAAGGCCGTGTCCCTGGAGTTGATCGGCCCTGCGCCGGAGGACTACCCGCTGCAGAAGAAGCGCCATTCCGATGAGTTTCTGCGCAGCATCGCCCACTTGCGGCCACGCACCAACAAGTTCGGCGCGCTGTTCCGCATCCGGTCCGAGGCCAGCTTCGCCGTGCACGACTTCTTCCGCAATCAGGGCTTCACCTATGTGCACACGCCCATCCTGACGGGATCGGACTGCGAGGGCGCGGGCGAGCTGTTCCGCGTCACCGCCCTGCCGCGCGGCAGCAAGGAGGACGCCGCGGCGGACTTCTTCGGGCGCGACGCCTTCCTCACCGTGTCCGGGCAGTTGGAGGCCGAACCGTTGGCGCTCTCCCTGGGCAAGGTGTACACGTTCGGTCCCACCTTCCGGGCCGAGAACTCCAACACCGCGCGGCATGCGGCGGAGTTCTGGATGATCGAGCCGGAGATGGCCTTCTTCGACCTCACGGCGAACATGGATCTGGCCGAAGCCTTCGTGAAGGCCGTGGCCCGGCATCTGCTGGACCACTGCGCCGCGGATCTGGCCCTCTTCAACCAGTGGGTGGACAAGGAGTGCCTGGCCCGGCTGACCCAGGTGGCCGACGCGCCCTTCGAGCGCCTGGAATACCGCGAGGCCGTGCGCCTGCTGCAGGCCGCCTGCGACGCCGGCGAGTCCTTCCAGTACCCCGTCGCCTTTGGCACGGATCTGCAGACCGAGCACGAACGATATCTGGCCGAGAAGAAATTCGGCAAGCCCGTGTTCCTGTGCAACTATCCCGCCAGCATCAAACCGTTTTACATGCGGGTGAATGACGATCAGGAAACCGTGGCGGCCATGGATCTGCTGGTGCCCACCGTGGGCGAGCTCATCGGCGGCAGCCAGCGCGAGGAACGGCTGGAGGTGCTCCAGGCCCGCATGCAGGCCCAGGGGCTGGATCCGGCCCCCTACTGGTGGTACCTGGAGTTGCGCCAATACGGCAGCGCCCCCCACGCCGGCTTCGGCCTGGGCTTCGAGCGCCTGCTGATGTTCGCCACGGGCATCCCGAACATCCGGGATGTCATCGCCTACCCCAGAACACCGGGAAGCCTGGAGTTTTAA
- the fliW gene encoding flagellar assembly protein FliW codes for MARHQEKVIQTRLGERTIEMDKILTFPRGLVGLETSRDFVLLQMRDESPFLILQSLEDPRVGLLVADPYSFLGEYDVKLGEAEQKLLQLDDVEQMVVLVTVTIPPGAPEKTALNLSGPILVNQGARLGLQVPQPDSRYPAKIYLHEQQLAESAE; via the coding sequence ATGGCAAGGCACCAAGAAAAAGTGATCCAGACCCGCCTGGGCGAGCGGACCATCGAGATGGACAAGATCCTCACCTTCCCCCGCGGGTTGGTGGGATTGGAGACAAGCCGCGATTTCGTGCTGCTGCAGATGCGGGACGAATCGCCCTTTCTCATTCTGCAAAGTCTGGAAGACCCCAGAGTCGGCCTGCTGGTGGCGGACCCGTACAGCTTTCTGGGCGAGTACGACGTCAAGCTGGGCGAGGCGGAACAAAAGCTGCTGCAGCTGGACGACGTGGAGCAGATGGTGGTCCTCGTCACCGTGACCATTCCCCCCGGCGCGCCGGAAAAGACAGCCCTCAACCTCTCCGGCCCCATCCTGGTGAACCAGGGCGCCCGCCTGGGCCTGCAAGTCCCCCAGCCAGACAGCCGGTACCCGGCCAAGATCTATCTGCACGAGCAGCAGCTGGCGGAATCCGCCGAATAG
- the csrA gene encoding carbon storage regulator CsrA gives MLILTRRPGEALYLGDDIRITVLGVQGKQIKLGLEVPKDMTVYREEIYLRVQEQNQLALASKDEDLLAATQLWQGTKKK, from the coding sequence ATGCTCATTTTGACGCGGCGGCCAGGCGAAGCGCTCTACCTGGGAGACGACATTCGCATCACGGTCCTGGGCGTTCAGGGCAAGCAGATCAAGCTTGGCCTGGAGGTCCCCAAGGACATGACCGTGTATCGCGAGGAGATCTATCTTCGCGTGCAAGAACAGAATCAACTGGCCCTGGCCTCCAAAGACGAGGACCTGCTGGCGGCGACGCAATTATGGCAAGGCACCAAGAAAAAGTGA
- the flgL gene encoding flagellar hook-associated protein FlgL, translated as MAYVRVSQQSLFRHHISNMNSSLSTLMELNIQTASQKRINKPSDDPAGTSQVLAYRNQLSQIDQYQENIDTARGWLGLQDNALTQVNTVLTRIKELAEQAASGTYDASNREQIGFEVREQFEQLIQLSNTEYEGKHLFAGQKTGTNAFVQGLAVTSNDAALPTSSFNITGASDATQVVQFLSDGTVGTDSLEYRYSNDGGQNWTTATLAAGDTTLVMNGVRVTMQAGSVVSAVDPDVQDTSEDNGTWLWVRPAAVYQGDDQDAVAVDNYGGNNTVAGRAQGLFSQDVMVRIDNTATTTLDGPIEYSYSTDNGNTWTTGNTFVNNTPGSPASLVVPGGYLELSDNGGNTLEPGEQFVIRPRQAEMSFQISASESITVNAIGKDIFGGIYYEPYSNSPTAAYDGDQRNMFEVVGRLVGFIESNNEAGISQSLEELRGASEHVLTQAARVGGRENRLEVSANVLTSLKLNKESRLSTVEDADVADLLTKVAQQQLVYEAVLKTSSQIMQMSLMNYI; from the coding sequence ATGGCATATGTGCGCGTATCCCAGCAGTCGCTGTTCAGGCATCACATCAGCAACATGAACTCGTCGCTTTCGACGTTGATGGAACTCAATATCCAGACGGCGAGCCAGAAGCGCATCAACAAGCCCTCGGACGACCCCGCCGGCACCTCCCAGGTGCTGGCGTATCGCAATCAGTTGAGCCAGATCGATCAGTATCAGGAAAATATCGACACCGCCCGGGGCTGGCTCGGTCTGCAGGACAATGCCTTGACGCAGGTGAACACCGTGCTCACCCGCATCAAGGAACTGGCGGAACAGGCCGCCAGCGGCACCTACGATGCCAGCAACCGGGAACAGATCGGCTTCGAAGTGCGCGAGCAGTTCGAGCAGCTCATCCAGCTGTCCAACACCGAGTACGAAGGCAAGCACCTCTTCGCCGGCCAGAAAACCGGGACAAACGCCTTTGTGCAGGGGCTGGCGGTTACGTCCAACGATGCCGCGCTCCCCACCTCGTCCTTCAATATCACCGGGGCCTCCGACGCCACGCAGGTGGTGCAGTTCCTGAGCGACGGCACCGTGGGCACGGACAGCCTGGAGTACCGCTATTCCAACGACGGCGGCCAGAACTGGACCACCGCCACCCTGGCCGCCGGGGATACCACCCTGGTGATGAACGGGGTGCGCGTGACCATGCAGGCCGGCAGCGTGGTGAGCGCCGTGGACCCGGACGTGCAGGACACCTCGGAAGACAACGGCACCTGGCTCTGGGTGCGGCCTGCGGCCGTCTATCAGGGCGACGATCAGGACGCCGTTGCCGTGGACAACTACGGCGGCAACAATACCGTGGCGGGCAGGGCGCAGGGCCTCTTTTCCCAGGATGTCATGGTCCGCATCGACAATACCGCCACCACCACGCTGGATGGACCCATCGAGTATTCTTACAGCACGGACAACGGCAACACCTGGACCACAGGCAATACCTTCGTCAACAATACGCCCGGTTCGCCCGCCTCGCTGGTGGTGCCCGGCGGCTATCTGGAACTCTCCGACAATGGCGGCAACACCCTGGAGCCCGGCGAACAGTTCGTCATCCGGCCCCGGCAGGCGGAGATGTCGTTCCAGATTTCGGCCAGCGAATCCATTACCGTCAATGCCATCGGCAAGGACATCTTCGGCGGCATCTACTACGAGCCGTATTCCAACTCGCCCACGGCAGCCTACGACGGGGACCAGCGCAACATGTTCGAGGTGGTGGGGCGGCTGGTGGGGTTCATCGAATCGAACAACGAGGCGGGCATTTCCCAGTCGCTGGAGGAATTGCGCGGGGCCAGCGAGCACGTGCTGACCCAGGCGGCCCGGGTGGGCGGCCGGGAAAACCGGCTGGAAGTCTCGGCCAACGTGCTTACCTCCCTCAAGCTCAACAAGGAATCCCGGCTGAGCACCGTGGAAGACGCCGACGTGGCCGACCTGCTGACCAAGGTGGCCCAGCAGCAGCTGGTGTACGAGGCCGTGCTCAAGACGTCCTCGCAAATCATGCAGATGAGCCTGATGAACTACATCTAA
- the flgK gene encoding flagellar hook-associated protein FlgK gives MPGVSSILDMGKWALFGAQAAIETTGSNISNVNTVGYSRRSVVFQENISLNNIPGQLGTGVVAKEVVRNYDEFVESQYLDKHSRELYYQTLYDNLSSVDGLFNESNTDGLAASLNKFFADWNDLALRPEDYATREQLLGDTQGLISLFQNMDGDLQQLQQLADEQALQQVDIANTLLDTIADLNSQINNYDIPGSNNANALYDQRDQALRQLSELMDIKIVNRGLGTTGLGGDIVVTTTAGHTLVQGGEAYRIAYEGPQASKALTTQSTFDGMVNFSGSDDFEYTIEVVKAGAVTNATDGSAAQFRVSLDGGSTWLTDANGQELRFDARPESGKVQVRDLEIWFDDATQPMAVGDKFSVMPRNGLYWYENTASKMNITPVLRGDGTVDSSRLTTGSLSALMNFSGPTVGGYRDKLDAVAKSLIWNVNRQHSQGAGLVAVTEMLGTYSVNSTSLALGSNSSGLAFAEYMNKTPGNVSVYVYDIANGELVSNAAPTSFGPLDFDSATPGVQNFDPSIHSMEDVRDAVNNTYGDYLTADIVNNQLRIRAQSGYSFALGSDTVGLTAALGLNTYFTGEGVSDLAINPAVLASADRVNAGHINGAGEVNFGDNSVAQAIAKLQTQNVTIISSFGTSSNQTLGDYYATLVSAAGTDTAGAQFGWSYSKSLADSLDERQQSVAGVNLDEEMAALVKYQSSYQAAAKLITTADEMLQIVLGLKQ, from the coding sequence ATGCCAGGTGTCAGTTCCATTCTCGATATGGGCAAGTGGGCGCTCTTTGGGGCCCAGGCCGCCATTGAGACCACCGGGTCCAATATTTCCAACGTCAACACCGTCGGGTACAGCCGGCGCTCGGTGGTGTTCCAAGAAAACATCTCCCTGAACAACATCCCGGGCCAGCTCGGCACGGGCGTGGTGGCCAAGGAGGTGGTCCGCAATTACGATGAATTCGTGGAATCCCAGTACCTGGACAAGCACTCCCGCGAGCTCTACTACCAGACCCTGTACGACAACCTCAGCTCCGTGGACGGGCTGTTCAACGAATCCAACACGGACGGCCTTGCCGCTTCCCTGAACAAGTTCTTTGCGGACTGGAACGATCTGGCCCTGCGCCCCGAAGATTACGCCACCCGCGAACAACTGCTGGGCGATACCCAGGGGCTCATCAGCCTGTTTCAGAACATGGACGGCGACCTGCAACAGCTCCAGCAGCTTGCGGACGAGCAGGCCCTCCAGCAGGTGGACATCGCCAACACCCTGCTCGATACCATTGCCGACCTGAACAGCCAGATCAACAACTACGATATCCCCGGCTCCAACAACGCCAACGCCCTGTACGATCAGCGCGACCAGGCCCTGCGCCAGCTCTCCGAGCTGATGGATATCAAGATCGTCAACCGCGGCCTGGGCACCACCGGCCTTGGCGGGGATATTGTCGTCACCACCACAGCCGGGCATACGCTGGTCCAGGGCGGCGAAGCCTACCGCATCGCCTATGAAGGCCCGCAGGCGTCCAAGGCGCTCACCACGCAGTCCACGTTCGACGGCATGGTCAATTTCTCCGGGTCTGATGATTTCGAATACACCATCGAGGTGGTCAAGGCCGGCGCAGTCACCAACGCCACGGACGGCAGCGCCGCGCAGTTCCGCGTCTCCCTGGATGGCGGCAGCACCTGGCTGACCGACGCAAACGGCCAGGAACTGCGGTTTGATGCCCGGCCGGAATCCGGCAAGGTGCAGGTGCGCGACCTCGAAATCTGGTTTGATGACGCCACTCAGCCCATGGCCGTGGGCGACAAGTTTTCCGTCATGCCCCGCAACGGCCTGTACTGGTACGAGAACACCGCCAGCAAGATGAACATCACGCCCGTGCTGCGCGGCGACGGCACCGTGGACAGTTCCCGGCTCACCACCGGTTCTCTCTCGGCGCTCATGAACTTCTCCGGCCCCACCGTGGGCGGCTACCGCGACAAGCTGGACGCCGTGGCCAAGAGCCTCATCTGGAACGTCAACCGTCAGCACAGCCAGGGTGCCGGCCTGGTGGCGGTGACGGAAATGCTGGGCACCTATTCCGTGAATTCCACCAGCCTGGCCCTGGGCTCCAACTCCTCGGGGCTGGCCTTTGCGGAATACATGAACAAGACGCCCGGCAACGTCAGCGTGTACGTGTACGACATCGCCAACGGGGAACTGGTGTCCAACGCCGCGCCCACCTCCTTCGGCCCGCTGGACTTCGATTCTGCCACCCCGGGCGTGCAGAATTTCGATCCCAGCATCCATTCGATGGAGGACGTCCGCGACGCCGTCAACAACACCTACGGCGACTATTTGACAGCGGACATCGTCAACAACCAGCTGCGCATTCGCGCCCAGAGCGGCTATTCCTTCGCCCTGGGGTCGGATACCGTGGGACTCACCGCCGCCCTTGGCCTGAACACGTACTTCACGGGCGAGGGGGTGTCGGATCTGGCCATCAACCCCGCCGTGCTCGCCAGCGCGGATCGCGTCAACGCCGGGCACATCAACGGCGCCGGGGAAGTCAACTTCGGGGACAACTCCGTCGCGCAGGCCATCGCCAAACTGCAGACGCAGAATGTGACCATCATCAGCTCCTTCGGGACCAGCTCCAACCAGACCCTGGGCGACTATTACGCCACCCTGGTCTCCGCTGCCGGTACGGATACCGCCGGAGCCCAGTTCGGCTGGAGCTACAGCAAATCCCTGGCAGACTCATTGGATGAACGGCAGCAGTCCGTGGCCGGCGTGAACCTGGATGAAGAAATGGCAGCCTTGGTGAAGTACCAAAGCTCCTACCAGGCCGCGGCAAAACTCATTACCACGGCGGACGAGATGTTGCAGATCGTCCTCGGGCTCAAGCAGTAA
- the flgN gene encoding flagellar export chaperone FlgN — protein sequence MHRALIERLLRQWKALLVLDHLQQEEFSLLAERQPQAVATIEFSIHELMRQIVDERHAVRAMLQGRRLRALMADLPPELGARTLLSDFDHIQGLPVFAPEVALVEVYETLLKLVDDAEQHCARQAEKNTALALGLYDQSKSLLDFMHKEIQPENGEVYSRKGAMRKSRGAAALVQGRL from the coding sequence ATGCATCGCGCCCTCATCGAACGTCTTCTTCGCCAGTGGAAAGCGCTGCTGGTCCTGGATCATTTGCAGCAGGAAGAGTTTTCCCTGCTCGCGGAGCGTCAGCCGCAGGCTGTGGCCACCATCGAGTTTTCCATTCACGAACTGATGCGCCAGATTGTGGACGAGCGGCACGCCGTGCGAGCCATGCTGCAGGGCCGTCGGCTCAGGGCCTTGATGGCCGACCTGCCGCCGGAACTGGGCGCCAGGACCCTGCTGTCGGATTTCGATCACATCCAGGGCCTGCCGGTCTTTGCGCCGGAAGTGGCGCTGGTGGAGGTGTACGAAACACTTCTGAAACTGGTGGACGATGCCGAGCAGCACTGCGCCAGACAGGCGGAGAAAAACACCGCCCTGGCCCTTGGATTGTACGATCAGAGCAAGAGCCTCCTGGATTTCATGCACAAGGAAATCCAGCCCGAAAACGGCGAGGTGTATTCGCGCAAGGGAGCCATGCGCAAATCCCGGGGCGCTGCTGCCCTGGTGCAGGGTCGTCTGTAA